The sequence below is a genomic window from Mycobacterium sp. ITM-2016-00316.
CGCGGTTTTGTGCAATGTCAGCCGCGACGACGCGAAACCGAGGGCGCCGGCCCGGACGGCTTCCTCGGCCAGCTTGCGCATCAGCGCGAGGTCTTCGGTGGTGGGCAGTTCACGGTCGACGCCGCGCCGGCCCATGACGTACACCCGCAGCGGGGAGTGCGGCAGGAAGGCCGCGACATCGATATCGCGGCGGCGGCTGTCGAGGGCGTCGAGGAACTCCGGGAAGGTCTCCCATGTCCACGGCAGGCCGTCGACCATCACGACACCGGGGATGTCCTCGACTCCGGCCATTACGTCGACCAGGGTGTCGTGGTCCTCGGGCCGGCACGGCGCGAAGCCGACGCCGCAGTTGCCCATCACGGCGGTGGTCACCCCGTGCGCCGATGACGGTGTCATGCGGTCGCTCCAGATCGCCTGGCCGTCGTAATGGGTGTGCAGGTCCACGAAGCCGGGCGTGACGAGCAGTCCGGTCGCGTCGATCTCCCGCTCGGCCGTGCCGTCGACGGTGCCTACGGCGGTGATCACCCCGTCGGAGATCGCGACGTCCCCGACGTACGGATCGCCACCGAGTCCGTCGACGATGGTGCCGCCCCGGATCACGAGCTCATATGTCATACCCCGAATGTACGGTCACGGTGTGATAGATCACTTCGGAATCAACTGTGCGGATTGGGAGAAGTCGAAGGCCTTTTACGACAGGGTCCTCGGCGTGCTGGGGTTCACCCGGCAGATGGATTTCCCGGTCGCCATCGGCTACGGCGTCGACGGCAAACCGGACTTCTGGATCGCGGATATGAGCGCGGGCGAGGCGGCCGGCCCGAACCGTGAGACGCATTTCGCGTTCCACGCCGCGGACACCGACGCGGTGCGGGCGTTCTATGACGCCGCGTTGGAAGTGGGTGCGGAATCCCTGCATGCGCCGCGGCTGTGGCCCGAATATCACCCGGGTTACTTCGGGGCGTTCGTCCGGGACCCGGACGGCAACAACGTGGAGGCGGTCTTTCACGGGGCGGCGTGAGGGCGCGCCCGGGTGGGTACGTTGGCGACTATGAGTGACGCAGCCAGGGAACTGCTTCGGGACGCCTTCACCAGACTCATCGAGCATGTCGAGGAGCTGACCGACGGGCTGTCCGACGAGGTGTCGTGGTGGCAGCCGGTGGCCGGTGCGAACAGCGTTGCCTGGCTGATCTGGCACAGCGCCCGTCAGCACGATATCCAGCTCGCCGATATCGCCGGCACCGAGCAGGTATGGATCCGGGACGGGTGGCGGGAACGCTTCGGGCTGGACCTGCCGGGCAATGACATGGGGTACGGGCACACGCCCGATGAGGTGGCCAAGGTGCGTGCCCCGGCCGACCTGCTTGCCGGCTACTACCGCGCGGTGCACAAAGTGACGTTGGAGTACATCGCGTCGATCGACGACGCCGAGTTGAAGCGCATCGTCGACGACAACTGGGATCCGCCGGTGACGGCGAGCGTGCGGCTGGTCAGCATCGTCGACGACAGCGCACAGCACCTCGGGCAGGCCGCGTACCTCAAGGGCACGCTGGCCTCGACTTGACAGGTGTCAACCCCGGTGCGAGCTACGTCACAGCCCCGGTTTAACATGGCTCCATGACTGCCACAGCAGACCGTTCCGACGTGTCGACCATCCTCAACCCCGCCACCGGCGCGGTGGCCGGCGAGGTGCGCTGGACCAACCCCGCCGATGTACCCCAGATCGCCGCCGGGCTGCGCGAGGCGCAGCGCGAATGGGAGGCCCGCGGCGCCAAGGGCCGCGCCAAGGTGCTCGCCCGCTACGCCGTCTGGCTGGGCGACCACCGCGACGAGATCGAGCGGTTGCTGATCGCCGAAACCGGCAAGTCGGCCACCGACGCGGCCCAAGAGGTGCCGCTGCTGATCATGATCCTGTCCTACTACATCAAGACGGTCGAGAAGGCGATGGCACCGGACAGCCGACCGGCACCGCTGCCGTTCCTGTCCATCAAGAAAATCGCCGTGCACTACCGCCCGCGTGCGGTCGTCGGGATCATCGCGCCGTGGAACTACCCCGTCGCCAACGCGATGATGGACGCCATCGGCGCGCTGGCCGCCGGCGCCGCGGTGCTGCTCAAACCGTCCGAGCGCACCCCGCTGACCGCCGAGGTGTTGCTGCGCGGCTGGCTGGATTCGGGTGCCCCCGAGGTGCTGGCCCTGGCCCAGGGGGCGCGTGAAGTATCCGAGGCCGTCATCGACAACTCCGACTACATCCAGTTCACCGGATCGTCGGCGACCGGTGTGAAGGTGATGGAGCGTGCCGCGCGCCGGCTCACCCCGGTCAGCCTGGAACTCGGTGGCAAAGACCCGATGATCGTGCTCGACGACGCCGATGTGGAACTTGCCGCCAATGCCGCGGTGTGGGGCGCGATGTTCAACGCGGGCCAGACCTGTGTGTCCGTTGAGCGGGTCTACGTAATGGAGCAGGTCTACGACGCGTTCGTCGCCGCGGTGGTGAAGGCGGTGCAGAACCTGAAGGTGGGTTCGGGAGAGGGCTACGACTTCGGCGCCCTGATCGATGAGTCCCAGGTGGCCGTCACCGCCAGGCATGTCGACGATGCCCTGGCCAAGGGTGCCAGAGCGCTGACCGGCGGCAAGCGCTCCGAGGGTGCGGGCAGTTTCTACCCGCCCACGGTCCTCGTCGATGTCGACCACTCGATGGCGTGTATGACCGAGGAGACCTTCGGTCCCACGCTGCCCATCATGAAGGTGTCCTCCGTCGGTGAGGCCGTGCGGCTGGCAAACGACAGCCCGTACGG
It includes:
- a CDS encoding aldehyde dehydrogenase family protein, whose product is MTATADRSDVSTILNPATGAVAGEVRWTNPADVPQIAAGLREAQREWEARGAKGRAKVLARYAVWLGDHRDEIERLLIAETGKSATDAAQEVPLLIMILSYYIKTVEKAMAPDSRPAPLPFLSIKKIAVHYRPRAVVGIIAPWNYPVANAMMDAIGALAAGAAVLLKPSERTPLTAEVLLRGWLDSGAPEVLALAQGAREVSEAVIDNSDYIQFTGSSATGVKVMERAARRLTPVSLELGGKDPMIVLDDADVELAANAAVWGAMFNAGQTCVSVERVYVMEQVYDAFVAAVVKAVQNLKVGSGEGYDFGALIDESQVAVTARHVDDALAKGARALTGGKRSEGAGSFYPPTVLVDVDHSMACMTEETFGPTLPIMKVSSVGEAVRLANDSPYGLSAAVFSKDVERAKDIALQLDCGAVNVNDVISNLMCTTAPMGGWKTSGIGARFGGVDGVRKYCRQETVVVPRLSVGAGGNYYNNSLKALARMNKMMTKMALSRPRREAK
- a CDS encoding VOC family protein gives rise to the protein MIDHFGINCADWEKSKAFYDRVLGVLGFTRQMDFPVAIGYGVDGKPDFWIADMSAGEAAGPNRETHFAFHAADTDAVRAFYDAALEVGAESLHAPRLWPEYHPGYFGAFVRDPDGNNVEAVFHGAA
- a CDS encoding mycothiol transferase, with the translated sequence MSDAARELLRDAFTRLIEHVEELTDGLSDEVSWWQPVAGANSVAWLIWHSARQHDIQLADIAGTEQVWIRDGWRERFGLDLPGNDMGYGHTPDEVAKVRAPADLLAGYYRAVHKVTLEYIASIDDAELKRIVDDNWDPPVTASVRLVSIVDDSAQHLGQAAYLKGTLAST